The Flavobacterium sp. N2270 genome contains the following window.
TTCTGAAGTGACCAAATTACTTTTTTTGCTTCGTCGTCTACATTCATACTTTCTATACATCAAATTTAAATACAAAGTTCAACTAAAATTTATTGCAACAAAGTAACTAAAGTTGCTAAGTCTACTTTTTGTTGTTCGCCAGAAGCTAAATTCTTCAAAGAATATTGTTGATTGTTCATTTCATCTTCACCCACTAAAACGGCAAAAGGAATTCCGCGTTTATCGGCATGTTGAAATTGTTTTCCTATCTTGATATTATCAGGATACATTTCTACTTTGATTCCGTTTTTACGCAATTGTGAAATGGCTTGCATAGCATATTTTGCTTCTGTATCACCAAAGTTTAAAAACAAAGCTTTTGAAGTTGCTGTAACGGTTTCAGGAAATAATTGTAGTTCTTCAATTACCAATGCAATTCGGTCTAAACCGAAAGAAATTCCTACGCCACTCATGTTTTTCAATCCGAAAATTCCAGTTAAATCGTCGTAACGACCACCGCCACCTATTGAACCCATTGCAACACCTTTTGGCGCAGCTACTTCAAAGATAGCACCTGTGTAATAGTTTAATCCTCGTGCAAGTGTAACATCTAAATCTAAGTTGGCAGTTTGCAAACCTAATTCGGTAACATTTTCGCAGATAAAAGTCAACTCCTCTACTCCTTTCATTCCTTCTTCAGAAGTTGAAAGTAAAGCGGCTAGTTTTTCTATTTTTTCAGTAATTGAACCTGTAAAATTGAATAACGGTTGCACTTTTACAATCGCTTCTTCTGAAATCCCTTTTTCTAGCATTTCTTTCTTTACGCCGTCTTCGCCAATTTTATCTAACTTATCTAAGGCAACTGTAAAATCTATTAGTTTATCAGAAGCTCCAATAACCTCAGCAATTCCAGATAATATTTTTCTGTTGTTAATTTTAATAATAACACCGTTTAATCCTAATTCAGAGAAAACCGAATCGTATAATTGTACTAATTCTACTTCTTGCCAAAGCGAATTTGAACCTACAACATCAGCATCGCATTGAAAAAATTCTCTAAAACGGCCTTTTTGTGGACGATCTGCTCTCCAAACCGGTTGAATTTGGTAACGTTTAAACGGAAATTCTATTTCGTTTTGGTGTTGTACTACGTAGCGTGCAAACGGAACGGTTAAATCGTAACGCAGTGCTTTTTCTGAAATTTGAGAAGTTAATTTTAAACTGTCTTTATTTTCTATATGTGTTGCATCAGCTTTAGCTAAATAATCACCAGAATTCAAAATTTTAAAAATCAATCGGTCGCCTTCTTCACCATATTTCCCCATTAAGGTTTCTGAATTTTCAAAAGATGGCGTTTCTATTGGTTGAAATCCGAATTTTTCGAAATTAGATTTAATGATTGAAAATATATAGTTACGCTTTGCTACTTCTGCTGGAGAAAAATCGCGTGTTCCTTTTGGTATACTTGGTTTTTGAGCCATTTTAAAATTTAGAATTTGTTGATTGGGTAATCTGATAATTTGTAGTGCAAATATCGGATTTATTCAGCAGTTTAAAAAATCTTATTTTTAGTATAATTTTAAACACATAGACACATAGTCTTTTCGAAATCTAAAAAGACATTTCATTTATATAGTAAACATTAGCTATGTAAACTATGAAAAGAAAAACGTCTATACAAAACCATCTATATCTGATATTTCTATGTGTTTAAAAAAATCTAAATTCTTATTTTTAATTTGTAACAAATTACAAACTCTATAGTCTAATACACTATGGTAGGATTATTTAAAGAAAATACAAAGATTGCGATTGACTCAATTAGAAGTCAGGCTTTACGAACATCGTTAACTGTTTTTATTATTGCATTAGGAATAACTGCATTAGTAGGAATTCTTACCGTTGTTTCGGCTTTACAAAATACTATTATGAATGATTTTGCTTCAATGGGAGCCAATACATTCTCAATGAGTCAGTATGATTTTTCAGCAGAAATCAATCAAAATGATGTTGAACAAAAAGTAAATCCTATCATCAGTTATCCTGAAGCAAAGGCATTTCAAGACAAATATAATTTCCCATTTACATCAACTTCATTGTCATTTACAGCTGCGTCTAATGTTGAGGTGAAATACGGAAGTGAAAAAACAGATCCAGAAATTTCGATTGTAGGGGTTGACGAAAATTTTACTCCAAATAAAGGGTTAATTGTTGCAAAAGGAAGAAACTTCAATTCTTTTGATATTGAGAACAATAATTTCGTTTGTATTTTGGGTTCAGATTTTGAAAAAGGATTATTTAAAGACCGAAATCCATTAGATAAAATCATTTCAATAAGAGGTGCAAAATTTAAAGTAATTGGTGTTTTAAAAGAAAAAGGTTCAACCTTTGGAAACAGTCAAGATTTACGTGTTTTAATTCCAAATCAATTGGCGCGATCTATATTTTCTGCTCCAAATATCAATTATGAATTAAATGTAATGGTCAATAACGAAGCGTTATTAGATGAAGCTGTTGATAATGCTATAATTACAATGCGTCAGGTTAGAAAACTGAATCCGGTTGAAAAAAATAACTTTGGAATTGAAAGAAGTGATGATTTAATTCAAACATTATTATCAAATACAGAAGTTTTAAGTCTTACCGCTTGGGTTATTGGTATTATTACGGTTTTTGGTTCTTCGATTGCATTAATGAATATTATGTTAGTTTCGGTATCGGAGAGAACGCGAGAAATAGGAATTAGAAAAGCATTAGGAGCAAGAAGTACTACTATAGCTTGGCAATTTTTCACAGAAACATTGGTAATTGGTCAACTTGGTGGAATTGTTGGGATTATTCTAGGAATATCAATTGGATTTGGAATTGCTATGGCTATTGGCTTCACTTTTACCATTCCGTGGATGGCAATGATTGCTGCGTTCATAACCACATTTGTAGTAACTATAGTTTCTGGTGTTTATCCTGCAATGAAAGCTTCAAAATTAGATCCTGTTGAGGCGCTGAGACATGAATAAATTAGTGATTAGTGAAATTATAATTCATAATTAACTATAAATTACATTTTATCATTCTGTCATTTCCGTAAATATCTTTTTGTAGTTCAATGTTTTTAAAACCTAATTGTTCCAATAATTCAACCGTTTCTTTGCCTAAATACTGATTGATTTCAAAAAACAATTGTCCGTTTTCTGTTAAGCTTTCTTTTGCCAATTGCGCAATTTTTCTATAAAAAAGTAAAGCATCATTATCTTCTACAAACAAAGCTAAATGTGGCTCATATTCTAAAACGTTTTTTTTAATTTCTTGTTTTTCAAGATTTCGAACGTATGGTGGATTTGAAACGATTACATCGAATTTAATTGGCAATTGATAATTGATAATTGATAATTTTTCAACTTCTAAAATGTTCTGAAGAATGAAATTTACTTCTACATTATTTTCAACAGCGTTTCGCTTTGCTACTTTCAAAGCTTCTTCTGAAATATCAATGGCAAAAACTTCTGCTTGTGGAATATTTTTTTTAATTGAAATTGGAATACAACCTGTTCCTGTTCCGATATCTAAGATTTGCATCTCGACTCCGCTCGATATGACATCATCTTGGTCAATCTTTTGACTTTTGACTTTTGACTTTTGACTTTCCACAATCCAATCGACTAGTTCTTCCGTTTCGGGACGAGGAATTAAAGTATGTTCGTTAACGTAGAATTTTGAATCATAAAACCACGTTTCACCAATGATATATTGAATGGGTTTTTCGGTTTTTAATTCTGAGATTATAGTTTCCCATTTTCGAACCTCTTCTTTAGAAATTTCAAAATTAGGAACCAAAGCCAAATCAATTCGTTTTAATCCATGTAAATATTCGGTTAAGATGAAAAAGAAACTCTCGACTTCATCTTGACCATGAATTTCAATTAATTCATCAAAAAAATATGTTTTTAATTCTTTTATTATCATCTATATTTTTTTAGTCATCCAAACTTGGCAACTGTTATGACCTGTGTTTCCCATTGGTCCATCAATATTCTCAAAACCAATTCTCTTATACAATTTTTGTGCAGCAGTCATAAACGAAAGCGTTTCTAAATAGCACATTTCAAAACCTGTTTCTTTGGCAAAATTCAAACATTTTTCAATTATCAATTCTGCATAACCCCTTCCTCTAATTTCAGAAGAAAAGTACATTTTTTGCAATTCACAAACAGAAGCATCTCCGTTTTCTAAAGGAGCAATTCCGCAACCGCCAACAACAATTCCGTTCTTTTCAACTACGAAATATTTAGTTCTTTTGTCTTGATACACTTCAAATAAAGTATCTAAAATAGGATCAGCATAAGCAGTACCCACTTTTGGCGCATCTAATTCATGGAAAATTTCTCGAATTACATGTGCAATTTGTTTATTATCTTTTTGTTGGATTTCTCTAATCAACATATTTTATAAATTGAAACGTAAAAGTAAACAAATTGAAAACATGATACAGTAAACCTATCTTAAAAATACTACTTTTGTAAAATGACTACGCACGAAAAATACATGGCTCGTTGCATTCAATTGGCAAAAAACGGATTAGGGACAACTTATCCAAACCCGCTTGTAGGCAGTGTTATTGTTTATAAAGGAAAAATAATTGGAGAAGGTTGGCACCAAAAAGCAGGAGAAGCTCATGCCGAAGTGAATGCCATAATCTCTGTAAAAGACAAAACATTACTTTCTAAATCAACCATTTATGTTAGTCTCGAA
Protein-coding sequences here:
- the hisS gene encoding histidine--tRNA ligase, translated to MAQKPSIPKGTRDFSPAEVAKRNYIFSIIKSNFEKFGFQPIETPSFENSETLMGKYGEEGDRLIFKILNSGDYLAKADATHIENKDSLKLTSQISEKALRYDLTVPFARYVVQHQNEIEFPFKRYQIQPVWRADRPQKGRFREFFQCDADVVGSNSLWQEVELVQLYDSVFSELGLNGVIIKINNRKILSGIAEVIGASDKLIDFTVALDKLDKIGEDGVKKEMLEKGISEEAIVKVQPLFNFTGSITEKIEKLAALLSTSEEGMKGVEELTFICENVTELGLQTANLDLDVTLARGLNYYTGAIFEVAAPKGVAMGSIGGGGRYDDLTGIFGLKNMSGVGISFGLDRIALVIEELQLFPETVTATSKALFLNFGDTEAKYAMQAISQLRKNGIKVEMYPDNIKIGKQFQHADKRGIPFAVLVGEDEMNNQQYSLKNLASGEQQKVDLATLVTLLQ
- a CDS encoding ABC transporter permease; the encoded protein is MVGLFKENTKIAIDSIRSQALRTSLTVFIIALGITALVGILTVVSALQNTIMNDFASMGANTFSMSQYDFSAEINQNDVEQKVNPIISYPEAKAFQDKYNFPFTSTSLSFTAASNVEVKYGSEKTDPEISIVGVDENFTPNKGLIVAKGRNFNSFDIENNNFVCILGSDFEKGLFKDRNPLDKIISIRGAKFKVIGVLKEKGSTFGNSQDLRVLIPNQLARSIFSAPNINYELNVMVNNEALLDEAVDNAIITMRQVRKLNPVEKNNFGIERSDDLIQTLLSNTEVLSLTAWVIGIITVFGSSIALMNIMLVSVSERTREIGIRKALGARSTTIAWQFFTETLVIGQLGGIVGIILGISIGFGIAMAIGFTFTIPWMAMIAAFITTFVVTIVSGVYPAMKASKLDPVEALRHE
- the prmC gene encoding peptide chain release factor N(5)-glutamine methyltransferase, which gives rise to MIIKELKTYFFDELIEIHGQDEVESFFFILTEYLHGLKRIDLALVPNFEISKEEVRKWETIISELKTEKPIQYIIGETWFYDSKFYVNEHTLIPRPETEELVDWIVESQKSKVKSQKIDQDDVISSGVEMQILDIGTGTGCIPISIKKNIPQAEVFAIDISEEALKVAKRNAVENNVEVNFILQNILEVEKLSIINYQLPIKFDVIVSNPPYVRNLEKQEIKKNVLEYEPHLALFVEDNDALLFYRKIAQLAKESLTENGQLFFEINQYLGKETVELLEQLGFKNIELQKDIYGNDRMIKCNL
- a CDS encoding GNAT family N-acetyltransferase, which gives rise to MLIREIQQKDNKQIAHVIREIFHELDAPKVGTAYADPILDTLFEVYQDKRTKYFVVEKNGIVVGGCGIAPLENGDASVCELQKMYFSSEIRGRGYAELIIEKCLNFAKETGFEMCYLETLSFMTAAQKLYKRIGFENIDGPMGNTGHNSCQVWMTKKI